A genome region from Natronosalvus rutilus includes the following:
- a CDS encoding DUF7344 domain-containing protein — protein sequence MSQSRTASTTHDTPAVDESPISGSASEDADTEEEPTLSKDEIFHLLQNERRRFVLQYLQGKDDSVRMPDIAEQVAAWENDTTVEQLSSQERQRVYIPLYQSHLPKLDKAGIIDYNQSRGIVERKPLADEMDRYIDAERDGDDQGPDASASPDFASGRFVGFTGVSAMVFLGAILEVTAFSPLSIAILFAVALLGYTLMTAEKFNDGVFGRTDQS from the coding sequence ATGAGTCAATCACGAACCGCATCCACGACGCACGACACACCAGCTGTCGACGAGTCCCCCATCAGCGGATCCGCGTCCGAAGACGCGGACACGGAGGAAGAACCCACCCTTTCGAAGGACGAAATCTTCCACCTGCTGCAAAACGAGCGTCGTCGCTTCGTCCTGCAATATTTGCAGGGGAAGGACGACTCCGTACGCATGCCTGACATCGCAGAACAGGTAGCCGCCTGGGAGAACGACACGACAGTCGAGCAACTGTCCTCACAGGAGCGCCAGCGCGTGTACATCCCGCTCTACCAGTCCCACCTGCCCAAGCTGGACAAGGCCGGGATCATCGACTACAACCAGAGTCGTGGCATCGTCGAGCGGAAACCCCTCGCTGACGAGATGGACCGATACATCGACGCCGAGCGGGACGGCGACGACCAAGGGCCGGACGCCAGCGCGAGCCCCGACTTCGCGTCGGGCCGCTTCGTGGGCTTCACCGGCGTCTCGGCGATGGTGTTCCTCGGTGCCATCCTCGAGGTCACGGCCTTCTCGCCGCTCTCGATTGCCATCCTGTTCGCCGTCGCGCTCCTGGGATACACCCTGATGACGGCAGAGAAGTTCAACGACGGCGTCTTCGGCCGAACCGACCAGTCGTAA
- the uppS gene encoding polyprenyl diphosphate synthase, with the protein MRSWLRRRINWGYERLLSSEVSGAPTHVAVIQDGNRRYARQHGDDAPDGHRAGADTTERVLEWCQEIGVEELTLYAFSTENFSRPEHEREALFDLLCEKLREFADADRVHDNGVCIRAIGDIERLPPRVRETIDYAESQTADYDRFVLNVALAYGGRTHLLEAARSVARDVEAGSLSPADIDVETIDERLYGQSVRDVDLIIRTGGDERTSNFLPWHANGNEAAVYFCAPYWPEFSKADFLRGIRTYEHREASWRRTRARRALALLGAVSEPELADARAILSRFRDSLPTAEQSAVDELENLSTDADGRVETVDSNGRVAD; encoded by the coding sequence ATGAGGAGTTGGCTTCGTCGGCGAATCAACTGGGGCTACGAGCGGCTGCTTTCTAGTGAAGTCTCCGGCGCGCCGACGCACGTCGCCGTGATCCAGGACGGAAACCGCCGCTACGCCCGGCAACACGGCGACGACGCCCCCGACGGACACCGAGCCGGCGCCGACACGACCGAGCGGGTCCTCGAGTGGTGTCAGGAAATCGGCGTCGAGGAACTCACCCTCTACGCATTCTCGACGGAAAACTTCTCTCGACCCGAGCACGAACGCGAGGCGCTGTTCGACCTGCTCTGTGAGAAACTCCGGGAGTTCGCTGACGCCGATCGCGTCCACGACAACGGCGTCTGCATTCGCGCCATCGGCGACATCGAACGCCTGCCGCCCCGGGTTCGCGAGACCATCGACTACGCGGAATCGCAGACGGCCGACTACGACCGGTTCGTCCTCAACGTCGCGCTGGCCTACGGCGGTCGGACCCACCTGCTCGAGGCCGCCCGGAGCGTCGCTCGAGACGTCGAGGCGGGGTCGCTCTCGCCGGCGGACATCGACGTCGAGACGATCGACGAGCGCCTGTACGGGCAGTCGGTTCGCGACGTGGATCTGATCATCCGAACCGGCGGCGACGAACGAACCTCGAACTTCCTGCCCTGGCACGCCAACGGAAACGAGGCCGCAGTCTACTTCTGTGCGCCGTACTGGCCGGAGTTCTCCAAAGCCGACTTCCTGCGCGGGATCAGGACCTACGAACACCGCGAGGCGTCCTGGCGACGGACGCGCGCCCGACGGGCACTGGCGCTGCTGGGTGCCGTGAGCGAACCCGAACTCGCCGACGCGCGGGCGATCCTCTCGCGGTTTCGCGATTCCTTGCCGACGGCCGAACAGTCGGCAGTCGATGAACTCGAGAACCTGAGTACCGACGCTGACGGACGAGTCGAAACGGTCGACTCGAACGGACGAGTGGCGGATTGA
- a CDS encoding Lrp/AsnC family transcriptional regulator: MNTDVDLTERERAVVNAFQGGFPVVESPFEPAATAMRKAGVEITASELLETVRDLDERGVLSRFGPLVNAQEIGGAATLVAMSAPEDRFDEVVQAVNDHLEVAHNYEREHPHLNVWFVVSVADEAEVERVLEDIEAETGQETYNLPKLQEFRVEAKFYVDGPLGDGGLDLTDLGPAVEPTDRDSLTPAERDLVLAVQDGFPITETPYADVAEAIGKDLEWTLETLARFDREGKIRRIGVIPNHYALGYTENGMTVWDVPDEVVSEVGPEVAALPFVTHCYERPRHEGVWPYNVFAMTHGRSEAESDRRVEQVRETMAEYWDVTDDDWDTLFSTQILKKTGIRLAERADANTEVETGAEMDTDTQTDTDTQTDTNTQTQPEAEPR; the protein is encoded by the coding sequence ATGAACACGGACGTCGACCTCACCGAGCGCGAACGGGCGGTCGTCAACGCCTTCCAGGGTGGCTTTCCGGTCGTCGAATCGCCCTTTGAGCCGGCGGCGACCGCCATGCGCAAGGCCGGGGTCGAGATTACCGCGAGCGAACTCCTCGAGACCGTTCGCGACCTCGACGAACGGGGCGTACTCTCCCGGTTCGGCCCCCTCGTGAACGCCCAGGAGATCGGCGGCGCGGCGACCCTGGTCGCAATGTCCGCCCCCGAAGACCGGTTCGACGAGGTCGTCCAGGCGGTCAACGACCATCTCGAGGTGGCGCACAACTACGAACGCGAGCATCCGCACCTGAACGTTTGGTTCGTCGTGTCGGTAGCAGACGAGGCCGAGGTCGAGCGAGTGCTCGAGGACATCGAAGCCGAGACTGGCCAGGAGACGTACAACCTGCCCAAACTGCAGGAGTTCCGCGTCGAGGCGAAATTCTACGTCGACGGCCCCCTCGGAGACGGCGGCCTCGACCTGACCGACCTCGGCCCCGCCGTCGAGCCGACCGACCGCGACTCGCTCACCCCCGCCGAACGCGACCTCGTGCTCGCGGTCCAGGACGGGTTCCCGATCACCGAGACACCCTACGCCGACGTGGCCGAGGCCATCGGGAAGGACCTCGAGTGGACGCTCGAGACGCTCGCCCGATTCGACCGGGAAGGGAAGATTCGACGGATCGGCGTGATCCCGAACCACTACGCGCTCGGATACACGGAAAACGGGATGACGGTCTGGGACGTCCCCGACGAGGTAGTTTCCGAGGTCGGTCCCGAGGTGGCCGCCCTGCCGTTCGTCACCCACTGCTACGAGCGCCCGCGCCACGAGGGTGTCTGGCCGTACAACGTCTTCGCGATGACCCACGGTCGGAGCGAAGCCGAGAGCGACCGACGCGTCGAACAGGTCCGAGAGACGATGGCCGAGTACTGGGACGTCACGGACGACGACTGGGACACCCTGTTCTCGACGCAGATCCTGAAGAAGACCGGGATCAGGCTCGCGGAGCGGGCGGACGCGAACACCGAGGTGGAGACGGGAGCAGAGATGGACACGGACACGCAGACGGACACAGACACACAGACAGACACGAACACGCAGACACAACCTGAGGCGGAGCCGCGATAA
- the lwrS gene encoding LWR-salt protein: MEAHYAFLVEARLTPVDPGLTVDSPVVERRCLLEAAEPGNQGWRLFRDLLWRGELGDERHAGALISEKLGLPVEAVEFRAFYADEPYLEALKSAVGDDLESFKADDVTEVLSKYFGSSLEVGVDPMGGPDGSGTD, from the coding sequence ATGGAGGCCCATTACGCGTTCCTGGTCGAAGCCAGACTCACGCCCGTCGACCCCGGGCTGACAGTCGATTCACCCGTCGTCGAGCGACGCTGTCTGCTCGAGGCGGCCGAACCCGGCAACCAGGGGTGGCGGCTGTTTCGCGACCTCCTCTGGCGCGGCGAACTCGGCGACGAGCGCCACGCTGGAGCGTTGATCTCCGAGAAACTCGGGCTGCCAGTCGAGGCCGTCGAGTTCCGGGCGTTCTACGCGGACGAACCCTACCTCGAGGCCCTGAAATCGGCGGTCGGGGACGACCTCGAGTCCTTCAAGGCCGACGACGTCACCGAGGTCCTCTCGAAGTACTTTGGGTCGTCGCTCGAGGTTGGGGTCGATCCGATGGGCGGC
- the hemA gene encoding glutamyl-tRNA reductase, producing the protein MIRAGVVSGMRVTHESGGIDDIAAASPESQRLAVSTLVSAPDVEEAYVLSTCNRVEGYVVTADSADGRATLEAFFEGVDADAVIASDHESSLRHLLRVAAGLESVVVGEDQIIGQVRTAYEDARSGGGIGELLERAVTKAIRVGERARTETAINEGVVSLGSAATRLAATDLDLEGKTALVVGAGEMGQLAARSLADSGVDEVVVANRTVPHAEHLVDDLPVEGTAVSLEALEAVAADAEVVVAATGSADPVLEPTHLGAREQVVVDLGQPRDVRPAAGSLETVTLYDLDDIEELTAETREQRLDAARDVEAIVDAEFDHLCAQYKRARADEVIAAMYESAERLKRRELETALSRLEATDDGLTDDQREIIEAMADALVGQLLAPPTKSLREAAAEDDWATINTALQLFDPDFGDDGVVTAGARTAAVTSEASTDRDASIGALDDD; encoded by the coding sequence GTGATCCGCGCGGGCGTCGTTTCCGGGATGCGGGTGACCCACGAGAGCGGCGGCATCGACGACATCGCCGCGGCCAGCCCGGAGAGCCAGCGACTGGCCGTGAGCACCCTGGTGTCCGCCCCGGACGTCGAAGAGGCGTACGTCCTCTCGACGTGTAACCGGGTCGAGGGCTACGTCGTCACCGCCGACTCAGCCGACGGGCGGGCAACCCTCGAGGCGTTCTTCGAGGGCGTCGACGCGGATGCGGTCATCGCGAGCGACCACGAGTCGAGTCTCAGACACCTCCTCCGGGTCGCCGCCGGCCTCGAGTCGGTCGTCGTCGGCGAGGACCAGATCATCGGGCAAGTTCGGACCGCCTACGAGGACGCCCGTTCCGGCGGCGGCATCGGCGAGTTGCTCGAACGGGCCGTCACGAAAGCGATACGGGTCGGAGAACGCGCGCGCACCGAAACGGCGATCAACGAGGGCGTCGTCTCCCTGGGCTCGGCCGCGACTCGACTCGCCGCGACAGACCTCGACCTCGAGGGCAAAACCGCCCTCGTCGTCGGCGCCGGCGAGATGGGGCAACTCGCCGCCCGCAGTCTCGCCGATTCGGGCGTTGACGAGGTCGTCGTCGCCAACAGAACCGTTCCCCACGCCGAACACCTGGTCGACGACCTTCCAGTCGAGGGGACGGCCGTTTCCCTCGAGGCGCTCGAAGCGGTCGCGGCCGACGCGGAAGTCGTCGTCGCGGCGACCGGCAGCGCCGACCCGGTCCTGGAGCCGACCCACCTCGGCGCGCGCGAGCAGGTCGTCGTCGACCTCGGCCAGCCCCGCGACGTCCGCCCTGCCGCCGGTTCCCTCGAGACCGTGACGCTCTACGATCTGGACGACATCGAGGAACTCACCGCCGAAACCCGCGAGCAGCGCCTGGACGCCGCTCGCGACGTGGAAGCGATCGTCGACGCGGAGTTCGATCACCTCTGTGCACAATACAAGCGCGCCCGCGCCGACGAGGTGATCGCGGCGATGTACGAGTCCGCCGAACGACTGAAACGACGCGAACTTGAGACGGCACTCTCGCGACTCGAGGCGACGGACGATGGACTCACCGACGATCAGCGCGAGATCATCGAGGCGATGGCCGACGCGCTGGTCGGCCAGCTGCTCGCCCCGCCGACGAAGAGCCTGCGGGAGGCCGCCGCCGAGGACGACTGGGCGACGATCAACACAGCCCTGCAGTTGTTCGATCCGGACTTCGGCGACGACGGGGTCGTCACGGCCGGTGCGAGGACGGCGGCGGTCACGAGTGAAGCGTCCACCGACCGGGACGCCTCGATCGGCGCGCTCGACGACGATTGA
- a CDS encoding ATP-binding protein, with protein MSDDESAITPRTRVLIPVDHDQNRQLLVDWLTPKYDIVVPDVVETVDVSFDLCIVDERAFRRLEDWCTSRKEAVRPTFLPYLLITDRSPTPSALDRHCIDAVVTVPVRKAKLREQIDDLLAKRRESVALTEQKRQSHERFQTLFHTAPDPAFVFRADGLVREVNRAFCAKTGLEPTQVVGERLQDLDAFSDDVLERLRPVDEAGDEEREVAYRTVDGRRRIAEVNTSRIDTADELEEIIGTFRDVTEQRRQKRELERLDEFASILAHELRNPLGIAQMYLSIARESHQPEDFEQIDDSLERMSEMIDELLSLAREGETLDVTERVSLEAVVDDAWSQVAAPKATLRTESLSGTAEADVDRLERVFENLFRNAIEHATDDVTVRVGVLENERSGVFVEDDGPGIEPGDRETIFDRGFTTGGNGTGLGLPIVKQIVEAHGWEIDSVDSETGARFEIDGLRLS; from the coding sequence GTGAGCGACGACGAGTCGGCTATCACGCCCCGAACGCGAGTCCTGATACCCGTCGATCACGATCAGAACCGGCAGTTGCTCGTCGACTGGTTGACGCCGAAATACGACATCGTCGTCCCCGATGTCGTGGAGACGGTCGACGTATCCTTCGACCTCTGTATCGTCGACGAAAGGGCGTTTAGACGGCTCGAGGACTGGTGTACGTCCCGGAAGGAAGCCGTTCGGCCGACGTTCTTGCCGTACCTGCTGATCACGGATCGATCCCCCACGCCGTCTGCGTTGGACCGTCACTGTATCGACGCCGTCGTGACGGTCCCGGTCAGGAAAGCCAAGTTGCGCGAACAGATCGACGACCTCCTCGCCAAACGACGGGAGTCGGTCGCGCTCACCGAGCAAAAGCGCCAGAGCCACGAGCGATTCCAGACGCTCTTTCACACGGCACCGGATCCGGCGTTCGTCTTTCGAGCCGACGGCCTCGTTCGCGAGGTCAATCGGGCGTTTTGTGCGAAGACGGGCCTCGAGCCCACCCAGGTCGTCGGCGAGCGGTTGCAGGATCTGGACGCGTTTTCGGACGACGTTCTCGAACGACTCCGTCCGGTGGACGAGGCAGGGGACGAGGAACGCGAAGTTGCGTACCGAACCGTCGACGGTCGCCGTCGAATTGCGGAGGTCAACACCTCCAGGATCGACACCGCGGACGAACTCGAGGAGATCATCGGAACCTTTCGCGACGTGACCGAGCAACGCCGACAGAAACGCGAACTCGAGCGCCTCGACGAGTTCGCGAGCATCCTCGCTCACGAACTTCGAAACCCACTCGGCATCGCCCAGATGTACCTCTCCATCGCACGAGAGAGCCACCAACCGGAGGATTTCGAGCAGATCGACGACTCGCTCGAGCGGATGAGTGAGATGATCGACGAACTGCTCTCGCTCGCCAGAGAGGGCGAGACGCTCGACGTCACCGAACGGGTCTCGCTCGAGGCGGTCGTCGACGACGCCTGGTCCCAGGTGGCCGCACCCAAGGCGACCCTCCGGACGGAGTCGCTGTCCGGAACCGCCGAGGCGGACGTCGATCGGCTCGAGCGAGTGTTCGAGAACCTGTTTCGAAACGCCATCGAGCACGCGACGGACGACGTGACGGTGCGAGTCGGGGTGCTCGAGAACGAGCGGTCGGGCGTGTTCGTCGAGGACGACGGTCCCGGCATCGAACCCGGCGACCGCGAGACGATTTTCGACCGGGGGTTCACGACCGGAGGCAACGGGACCGGTCTCGGTCTCCCGATCGTCAAGCAGATCGTCGAGGCACACGGGTGGGAGATCGATTCGGTCGACAGCGAGACAGGCGCGCGATTCGAGATCGACGGACTGCGCCTCTCCTGA
- a CDS encoding 4a-hydroxytetrahydrobiopterin dehydratase produces MADVLSDDEISDRLPAAWDRDGDEIVRVYEFDDYLRGVNFAQMVGEIAESQFHHPEITIRYDEVEIRLTTHDAGGITENDLEMAELIESEHDA; encoded by the coding sequence ATGGCGGACGTACTTTCCGACGACGAGATCTCGGACCGACTCCCGGCAGCGTGGGACCGCGACGGCGACGAAATCGTTCGCGTCTACGAGTTCGACGACTACCTGCGCGGCGTGAACTTCGCCCAGATGGTCGGCGAAATCGCCGAATCACAGTTTCACCACCCCGAAATAACGATTCGGTACGACGAAGTCGAGATTCGGCTCACGACCCACGACGCCGGCGGGATCACGGAGAACGACCTCGAGATGGCGGAGTTGATCGAGTCCGAACACGACGCCTGA
- a CDS encoding precorrin-2 dehydrogenase/sirohydrochlorin ferrochelatase family protein codes for MIPLFHDFTDATVLVVGGGPVGARKARRFAREAQVYVVSPDFGDADFGDAERIRAAPDPVDVPGWLERHDPALVVAATDDETVNDAVVDAARDRGVLVNRADRAGSRDPGSVVVPATVEDPPVTVAIGTGGTAPALSKYLRQELEDALAGAGEMATLLAELRAELKAREVDPERRRQVVTDVVNTSSVWTALRTGTTNHRQVIDDVLAEERLGGESR; via the coding sequence ATGATCCCACTGTTTCACGACTTCACGGACGCAACCGTCCTCGTCGTCGGCGGCGGCCCCGTCGGCGCGCGCAAGGCCCGGCGGTTCGCTCGCGAGGCGCAGGTGTACGTCGTCAGTCCCGACTTCGGCGACGCGGACTTCGGCGACGCCGAACGGATTCGAGCGGCTCCCGACCCCGTGGACGTACCGGGGTGGCTCGAGCGCCACGACCCCGCGCTCGTCGTTGCCGCAACCGACGACGAGACGGTCAACGACGCCGTCGTCGACGCCGCTCGAGACCGCGGCGTGCTGGTCAACCGGGCCGACAGGGCCGGATCGCGCGACCCGGGGAGCGTCGTCGTACCCGCGACCGTCGAGGACCCGCCCGTGACCGTCGCCATCGGAACCGGGGGAACCGCACCCGCGCTGAGCAAGTACCTCAGGCAGGAACTCGAAGACGCGCTGGCAGGCGCCGGCGAGATGGCGACGTTGCTCGCGGAACTGCGAGCGGAACTCAAGGCCCGCGAGGTCGATCCCGAGCGACGGCGGCAGGTCGTCACAGACGTCGTCAATACGTCGTCGGTTTGGACAGCTTTACGTACGGGTACCACCAACCACCGGCAAGTGATCGACGACGTGCTAGCTGAGGAACGACTGGGTGGTGAGTCGCGGTGA
- a CDS encoding DUF5778 family protein, with amino-acid sequence MANAIDEDLYQRTKALLEPGDIQLNGAVVHTEYGSDEDVQMMQATIDVGDVIAEHAGHDPKDCFVYSGNDDPNFSSNQHQGLTLEDEEFVWECQQLLRQGTFDIVIYYEASADHEAILEDIEELGYDVTGVEGE; translated from the coding sequence ATGGCAAACGCGATCGACGAGGACCTCTACCAGCGGACGAAGGCGTTGCTCGAGCCAGGGGACATCCAGCTCAACGGGGCGGTCGTCCACACTGAGTACGGCTCCGACGAGGACGTCCAGATGATGCAGGCGACGATCGACGTCGGTGACGTCATCGCCGAACACGCGGGTCACGACCCGAAAGACTGCTTCGTCTACTCGGGCAACGACGACCCGAACTTCTCCTCGAACCAGCACCAGGGGCTGACCCTCGAGGACGAGGAGTTCGTCTGGGAATGCCAGCAGCTACTGCGCCAGGGGACGTTCGACATCGTGATTTACTACGAGGCGAGCGCCGACCACGAAGCGATCCTCGAGGATATCGAGGAGTTGGGCTACGACGTGACCGGCGTCGAAGGCGAGTGA